The following are from one region of the Silene latifolia isolate original U9 population chromosome 9, ASM4854445v1, whole genome shotgun sequence genome:
- the LOC141601276 gene encoding uncharacterized protein LOC141601276, with amino-acid sequence MKDVASLGWWLIVREALQLKEKLFALGIATDEYCLLCGREPETHGHLFQDCDYSMRVFSEIGKMCSLSFPTSDHMQWVGTGQGSQLQKGVLMCIVMATYYHIWMQRIKARVEGCILRPEPVSIQIRREVRTSISARLQPGTDTRDLDWLKSVKLFL; translated from the exons ATGAAGGATGTTGCTTCCCTTGGAT GGTGGCTCATTGTTAGAGAGGCTTTGCAACTTAAAGAGAAACTTTTTGCTCTGGGAATAGCCACTGATGAATACTGCTTGTTGTGTGGTAGAGAACCTGAGACTCATGGTCATCTGTTTCAGGATTGTGATTATAGCATGAGGGTTTTTTCTGAGATTGGCAAGATGTGCAGCCTGTCTTTTCCTACGTCTGATCATATGCAGTGGGTGGGGACTGGTCAGGGTTCACAGCTGCAGAAGGGTGTCCTAATGTGTATAGTTATGGCCACATACTATCACATATGGATGCAAAGAATCAAAGCAAGGGTTGAGGGATGTATCCTGAGACCGGAGCCTGTTAGTATTCAGATCAGAAGAGAAGTGAGAACAAGCATTTCTGCTCGTCTTCAGCCAGGGACAGATACGAGGGACTTAGATTGGTTGAAGAGTGTAAAGTTGTTTTTGTAA